The window TCCTTAATAAGcgtccaattcgtacctgcatcattagtcattttgttggaaaccaattggattgaaactttgagagaaagaatggaatgtggttgaaagtatttgagaaaatatgaaattttggtgtaaggtagaagataatgagaatgtatttatagaaaagtaaaattttttaattttttttttattttttaaaatttattttggattttttattattaatttttaacatttttttattgacttaattaatttttgccattggattaaaaaaaaattgatatccAACCTTCCAAattgtgccatgtggcacaacGGTGACATTTcagaattttttaatgtgaattctttgtttttaatttataaaggcgaataacgtggaccgttgatctcaaatccaacggctgataTTAAGgaaggtttgaatttttttttttaccgttggaaatccaacggtacaGAAAAAGTAACCATTGAAATCCAACGAATGACGACGCGCCACGTGGCCCACCAACGGTAACATTTCAGCCATCTACACCGCGAGCCCTACCGACTGAAAAGCTATCGGTGACACGCCCCCACGCGCACGTGAACGACACGCGTCTgacgcaattttttttttaaacatggaTGACGTCAGCTATGCATCACACAGCCCTCAGGCTCTCGGGCCACCGATTCGAGCTGGGCCTCTCACTCGAGCGCCCTACCCAATCGCTCGCATGGGTTGGAGTAAGGAGCTGGGGCTATTGGGTCAATTTTCTCGTCGATCTATCGGGCTATTGTTCCCGGTGGAATTGCTCTCATGGATTAGGTGACCACTACCCGTAGATCCTTGCCTAATGCAGACTTTGATTGCTTCCTGGCACTGGCAGAGGCAGGTAAGGACTACAGTAGTCCTAGGCCTATCCTAACATATAAGGTTAGTATTACACATATTTCTATTGCTTTGCAACCCTCCTTAACAACTAAAAGAAATTCAATCATTATCTATTTTTCATCCAACAACTCCTATCAAAAAATTAAGTATATATTTTAAATGGTCATTTATCACAAAGGGTGGTGTTATCCATATACCTTTTTTTACTTTCCACACACCCCAtgttaatttatgttatttgattttctttaattcctTCGATTCGACGGCCAAAAATTGAGAGGATTGTGCAGAAGGTGAAAAGAAGTTTGTAGATAACACCACCCTATCACAAATCAATAACATTTAAATTAAAACCCAtcatttacttttaattacaaaaattgtaTTTCACTTATGAATGGGCAAGGTTATTCCCTATTCTTattgaatttcatatatttagccaatccaaatcccaagtttattgaataaagaacaaaaaagtTTGTAATACTCTATTATTCAATATAAAACATGTTTCTATCCTATCCCACCTCTCACTTGAGTTTTCgggtttgcaaatttttttgtaaCTCTCTCTATTGAGTTTAATAATTCTTTCAATAGTATAGATGACATCATGCAACggttttaaaatataaaatttgtcAAGAATACTTATGATTACTATGAATAGATAAAATTATCTATGAATATGTTAACTTTGAATTCTTAATTATTTGGATACATATTATGATGTTTTGCATTAGTAATTTTATAACCACtattcattttttcttcttctatacTTGTGTGTGGTCCCTCCTCACAAGAAATCCTGACTCCACCATTGCTAATTCTCATCTGGACTATTTGAGAAGCTAGAAACTGATTCTCCCAACCTAGTCGCTGCTAGAGCCATCAATTGGTGGCAAGAATTTGTTAAAATCAGCTTATCCCTCTTGGCCACTCCTTCCTATGCTGGCACTCTCCAATGTTTGTCTAAACCAGTACGATCCCTTAAGCTTAACATTGACTATGGGTGGCGTGTGGATATTAAGCTAGGAGTTGTTGGAGCTGTCTTTCGTAATTTAGATGGCATGTTCGTTTCTGCAGCGCCAAGTTTCTTTGATATATCTGCTCGCTTCTTCAGGCGGAAGCCTTGGCGGCTAGAGAAGGTATTACCTTCGTTGCTGGGAGGGGTTATCAAAACTTTATCCTTGAGAGCAATTTGCTCCAGATTGTTTCTGCCTTGCGAGATTGATCTATCAACCTCTTGTCCATTGTTAGGACTTGAAGGCAATGCTAGACTAGATCACTAGAGTCTCAGTTACCCATGTCTGTTGCCATGGGCAAAGCTACATAGGAACAAGAAGGGGCGGCCGTCCCTTCGGTCGCTAGAAATCACCATTGAAAGTGAGGATTTCGCCCCTATGGTCCTCTGAACTGCCGTCGAAATCTGTTGCCCTACTTCGTTGTTTATGTGTTTTATACTCcggttcttttttttctttttctttttttatttttattttttaatacccAAGCCACAACGATGTTGTTTTAGTtctaggataaaaaaaaaacatagaactGCGTTGTTAAGGAGGGATACAGTAAGGCTGTCATTATTCAAAAGTTTGTTAAGTTGTTTGATACTACGAAGGAATTGGGTGTGTAGAGAAGTTTCAAATCCTATGAGACTCTATTTAAGGCCATTATGCGTCACAATTGGTATAATGGCCAAGAGGTATTTTAATGCAATGTTGAGTGTGGGAATAAAAGCCAGTAGGCATACTTATAAATTATATGAGTCACGAGGTCATGCCCACAATGAGCTATTGTAGAGAGAATCGATAAAAAGATACCTTGTATCTCTTCCATAACATGATATCTAAGTCAAAAGACAATGATGAAAAGCCTGATAATTTCACCATTCCCATTGCTCTAAAGGCGTGTGCGAGGTTGAGGCATTCATATATGAGAAAATAATACATGGGTTTGTGATGACAAGGTTGCGATGAATATGTTTGTGGGTTATGCGTTATTGAATTGTATTCCAACTGTAGAGAAATGGGcaagattttgaaaatttttgacgaattttcgCAACCGAATGTGATTTTATAGAGCGTATAAAAAAGAAGGCAAAAATTTCTACCTTTTTGTAGCCCGACAATTCATGACCTCGCCACTGGGCCGCCAAAGGAAACGAATTGCACACGACTTGCTCGAGCTGCTCTCACATCAGGTGCTGTCCATAATTGTAACTGGTTTGTGGAATTACCATATCTTGTTACCGATCTCTTGTTTGACGGATCACTTTGTAACCAGTCTTGTGACTTTCTAGATTTAATAGAACCTCTGCCCCTTATTTTCAAATCCATTTGAATATTTAAGGAAAAATCCACACACCCTTTGAATACCTTCTTATAttaaaagagtaatgttagagagatcaaaattttaaactaaatttgtaaaccaaatgatatatCATTAATAAGAAACAATGATATTAATCGACACTTAGTTAACAATCGAATCATTTATAATCgcattatttgatttaaaaatttaatctccccaTCATTTCTGGTAGAAGTATTACGCGTTAATCATAGGAAAAGGTCGGTACATAGATTGACTGACGGGTTGACTAAAGTTTGAACCGAGCACGACCAAACCCATCTCAATGGAGAGCTGGCCTTAATTAATTCATTCAAAAAATTcgagcaaataaaaaaaaaaaacaaaaaattccaaCCCTGAACGGAAAAATCAttgttttattaataatgaaaACTATCAATCAAAAGGATGAACATAATTTCGATAATACATGAATAAATACAAGGTATTAAGTACATTTAATTAAAGCTATAGAAGAAGATGGCCATCGCAGTGGAGAGGATTAGGGCACCAATATTAACGGTGAGAGAAGAAGAGGCGTTGCGGTCCCACCAGCGATCATCATCTTCAGAAATCTTGATAGTCACCTTCTGCCCTAAATCACTGCAGTGATTACCTACGGTGCAGATGAAGTAACGGGTCACGTTGGAAGTCAGTGTAATACTTGCAGGGCTGGAATCATAAAAAGCAAGAGGGTTCGAATTTGAGCAGTTTTCGTAATCAGCCTTCGATACTTCAGCTACTGTGTGTGATCCACTCCACTTGAATACTGCAAAAagatataaatgaataaataaataaacagatgTTCATCAATCGGAAGGAGAAATTTACTTTGCAGAATGTCATTTTCAAGGGACGATCTAGGTTCTACGTTGAAGAAATAGGGATTAATTTTCTCGATGCGTTGTCTGGAAAAACATGACGTCTTGCACAGAGCTGAACTGAATAAGAAAGAACTAACACTAATGAAGATTTAGAGGAAGAAATTTTAATTACCTATTGTATCATTAATCTGAAATCTTTTTGTGTTAGCCCAGGTGGAGTAGGCAACAGAGCCGGCTGGAGGAATAGTCCATTCCAAATCGTCTCCGACTGTGTAATTATCAGCTGCGGCACCGTTGAACAAGGCCACTGCAACAAGAAGAAAGCAACCAACCAATCCCATACGACTCACCATTTCTCTGCTGTGTGTTCTTCTTTACGTCGTCCCTGGCTAAAAACCCTaatctctttttttctctttggaaATTATGTTTTTTGGTGGATGATGAATCAATCATTTTAACGTCTACTACTTATACAAAAGGGAAGGATGACCAAGGGCTATagaattgattgattttaacatATCGAAGGCGAGTTTCCTTGCTTTCAAATAAGGCGACTGAAGACCAAAAGCTATATTGTGTTCAACAATCATTTTTGAAAATGGAATACGATATTCATTAATAATGGAGGAATACTTACAAACAAAGGAAATGATGCATATAAAGGGCTTCAATAAAAATCTTGCTAGAGATTTCAATTTAGTCTGAGGAAAAAATAGCATCTCGCACTAACATACTAATTAGAATTACTATCGTCAAACAAAATGTCTAAGATAATATCCGGTGGTTCTTCAAACCACACAACGAGATTGGTTACATTCAAGCTAAATCTTGCCAAACCATGTGCAACCTTATTAGTCACGCGCTTGCTAAAGGAGACCATCCCTCGGGGAAAAGTCATCATCAGACTTTGGGCATCATCCAACACATGACCAAATTGACCAATATCTGTTGAACATTCTAAAAATAGTTAACGTGTTCTTTCTGGAAACAAAAGACCAAAAATGTCTGTTGTGGAATATTGTACAATTTAGGAAAAGTTACCAATTTTTGGTTTATACGAAATACGAGAAATTTTTTTGCGCGGCACAttaagtgttataatacaagtgattgaatattttaataaaaaaaattcaaccattaATATTATGATAGTTTGATTAACTAGATATTGTTTACGACGCACTAAAAAATCCCTTGTGAAATACaatctttttgctttttaattttttggttttctggGTGCAATTGAACAAAGCAACTATGTAAGTTCTTCAtcgttttcttgtttttctatattTAGTAATTAGAATACATAGTAAACTCCATATGATTCTACTTTCTAGTATATCGCCTTTACAACAATGTGAAAGGTACATATTTCCAAGAGACTAAATTGTAATCAGGCCGAATGGAAAGATATGGGCAGGCATCGTGGCCCAAGTCATATACTTTTGACTTGAAGAGGTGCGTTTGTATTGTTGCGACACATTATTATATTGCTTGGTCCAAGATGGATGTCAAAATGAGAAGGCAATTATATGACGAAGTGTGACAAGCAAAAGCGATCAAAAGGTAACCAAGAACATATAGAAGTTTGTAAACCACCAAAAGAATCGGATTAACCTCaaattttgtttgattgatgATATGAAGATAACAACGGTATTAGCAAAGCTAAAGTTGCTTTTATACCCATTTTCCATTATGTTTTTGTATGGAAAGAAAGTATGATACattttttgaaatgttaataacaGTTAGTCATGTAAATATGAACAATTTTAATACATACCGTTGTTTTTATGTATGGGTCAAGAGTATTGTTCAATACTTTATCAGCTACAAACTAAGATGTGAGCGATTAAAGAAGTAGAAAAGATTGATCAATGATTAAACGAGACTTAGTAGAAATGCTAAAAAGAAAGTTTTATGGTCATTAAAAATTccatttaattttgatatttgctTTGTAGCTCTCTAGTCCATCTTGGGT of the Pyrus communis chromosome 1, drPyrComm1.1, whole genome shotgun sequence genome contains:
- the LOC137715511 gene encoding stellacyanin-like; amino-acid sequence: MVSRMGLVGCFLLVAVALFNGAAADNYTVGDDLEWTIPPAGSVAYSTWANTKRFQINDTIVFKWSGSHTVAEVSKADYENCSNSNPLAFYDSSPASITLTSNVTRYFICTVGNHCSDLGQKVTIKISEDDDRWWDRNASSSLTVNIGALILSTAMAIFFYSFN